ATCTGAGTGTCAAGACCATCGAGAACCATCTGACAGCACTCTACCGTGCTATTCACGTGAGTAGCCGGCTTGAGGCGTATCAATTCGCTATTCATCACCCTGAACTACTGGCTGAAACCGGTTACGAAGCGGCCCAGAACCGTGAGGCCGCAGGTAGCGGTGCCGCACCGTTGACCGTGCTGGTCGTTGACGATAACGAACGGTATCGTGCGCAATTGAAGCGGATGATCGGCAAAGCCTGTGGCGAAGCGCAGCTTTATGAGGCTGAAGATTGTCATCAGGCAGTGCGATTGCTTCAGCAGATCACGCCCGATCTGGTGTTTGTTGATGTTATTTTGAATGACGGTGACGGGATTCAATGTCTGCGCCGCATCAAAACGACTCAGGCCGATGTGCGCGTGATCTTGATCAGTGCCTACCCTGATCGCGAGTTTCGCCGTCTGGGTCTAGAGGCAGGCGCTCTGGCGTTTCTCGACAAAAAAGACCTCGACGCCGCTACGGTGCGCCAGGTAGTTGAGGATGCGCTGCGCCGTAAGCGGAAAGTTCTCTAAACCACCCCAATCCCTTCGGTTGTCGGGAAGGGTGCTGGATTGGGGATTTCAACCTGTAACTCTAATCCTCCCCATGCCGAGGGGCCGATCCGCAGGGTGCCGCGTAAGAGGGAAACTCGTTCGCTGATACTGATTAGGCCAAAGTGTTTTTGCTCTGAAAGGCTGCGCAGATCGGGTGGGGTAGCCATCCCTTTGCCATTGTCGGCTAAGCGAACCATAATCCCCGCTGCTGATGTCCGGCGCACTTCAAGCACGACCTGCGTCGCACGGGCATGCTTGCGCACATTGTTAAGCCCCTCTTGCACGATCCGAAAGACGGTGAGTTCGATGGTCTCTGACCAGCGTTCTAACGGTTCAGCGATTTTCAGCTCGACACGAATACCGGTTTGCTCACTCCACTGGCTTACCAGGGAGCGGAGGGCAGCCGCCAGACCATGGCTATCCAGGGTAGGAGGACGCAGATCGCTGCACATCTGGCGCAGCATGGCGACAACTTCCCGGATGCCCCGCCGGATATGCTGCAATTCTTCCAGGATGCTTTCCTGGTCAATCTCCTCTTCGACGTGCTCAAGCTGATAATTGAAGCTGAGCAGGTCTTGGATGACCTGGTCGTGCAGTTCACGGGCCAGGGCTTTCCGTTCGGCTTCACGTTCGTCAATCAGGCGATGATTTGCCTCTTGCAAAGCCCGATTGAGCTGATCCAGGGCGATCATTTGGGTTTGTAATTGCCGTACCAGTTCCCGATTCAGCGAGTCTTGTTCGTCCAGGTTGTGTTGCAATTGTTGCTGGCGCTGACGCAGTGTCTCGGCCTGTTGCTGAGCCTGATAGTAGTTTTCAAAGGCCCAAATCAGCGGTGTGACTCGTTCCTGGCGTACCGAACCGACCATCAGCTCGACAATATCGCGCGGTGTCGTATCACCGGTCGTTCGCAGTGCGGCCTGACGCCCCTGATACAAGACCAGGATGCGGTTGGTGATGCTGAAAATGAGATTAAGGTCGTCACTGCTGAAGATAATGCCGACGCCGGTTGCCGCCAGTTCGCGCAGATATTGCAAGACGGCTTGCTGGCGCATAAAGCTCAGTGCCGAGAAGGCTTCATCAAGGATCAACAGCCGGACAGGCCGCACGAAAGCCCGGATGAGTGCGATCAGTTGCCGCTCCTCTTCGGTCAGGTCAGCCGTTTGCTGATGGGCCAGTCCTGGCGGTAAACCAAACCGGTCAAGCCACTGATAAGCGATGGTCGCCATCGTGGCCTGATCGAGCCGACGGTTGCCTCGCTCGCGCCCAAGGAAGATGTTGTTTAGCACCGGCATGATCTCGACTAATGGCGGGGTTTGTGGGACGAACTCAATCCCCAGGCGCCGCGCAGATTGGGCTTTCCAGGCCAGTGGTATACCATCGATCTGAACTTCGCCGGTGGTTGGCGGGTAGATGCCGGCCAGGACTTGTAAAAGAACCGACTTACCGGCGCTGCGTAAGCCGACCACGCCCAAAATCTCACCCGGGCGTAAATCAAACGTGATCCCGCTCAAGATCGGTTTGGCGGCGAAGACCACATGTAATTCGCGCACGCTCAGCAGCGGCAACATAACTCGACTCCGGTACCTGTGCTCTCTACCAGTGCGTGGCTGTCTGGCAGAGAACGAGCGTTGGATTGCGCCATCAATTCATCCGCTGATACCAAATACGTCAGGGTATGATCGAATCTGTTCCTCTAAATCGCGATCATACCGGATGACGATGACCCGATAACCGTGTGCGCGTAGATCGCGTCGAATCTGACTATCAAGCGTCTGTTGGGTTGGTTCGTCATGGACGCTGCCATCGCAAAAGACGCAGATGTTGGGGTCGTAAAAGAAATCGGCAACGCAATTCAGTTCAGCGATCCGTTCTTGCGCATTGTCAGGCAGCCGGGCATTGTGCGCCTTGAGCATTTTTAGGAAGCGGCGCTCCAGGTCGGATTGCGGATCGATGCGCGATAGTAAGAACTCCAGATGTTCATCATACGAACGCCGGTTGCTTTCGCGCCGCAGTTCGGCCTGACTCAAGGCCACCAGGAGATCACGAATCGTATGCCGGTTGATCTGTAAAATCTCGTGTTGGTTCGAGAAACTGAGCAGGCAGTCGTAGCACGCCGCCGTGCATTCCGGTTTCGTATCCTGACCGTCTACCGTAAAGTGGCACAGCTCCAGGGCAGCACGAATCATGCGCGGAAAAGCGGCTGTTTCTTCGATCAGCCGTCGTAGCACGCCAACGCCACCTTCACTCTTCTCGATGAACAGGAGTGATTGCCATTGGTCACGGCCAACGACTTCGATCCCGATTTCATCCGCATCGAGTTGGAATGTCTCGACCAGGCCAAAGCGTAACGCATGCTTCAGGCTAATCCAATCGGTCGCGGTGATACCTGTCTGCTGACCGATAAACCGCATCATCAGGATGTTTTGCGTTTCCTGGGCGCTGATAAAGACCCGCTCGCCCGGTGGTTTCGCACGTGGCGGCCCATTATCGTCCAGCAGGTCTTGTTCGCTGACGATGTCGCCGGTGTCGAGATTGACGAGGAAGCCAGACTCTTTGCCGGCTAACCAGCCCCGATTGATGGTGAGGATGGTTGCTGCCGGGGCATATGTCAGCTCAAACAGGTGATCGGTGGCGTTGACAATATGCGCCTTCATCTGATGGGCATTGTTGGGCGCAAAACGGAAGGTGGTCAGAATATCAAAGCCGCGCCGCCGCCGTTCTTCCTCTTCAGACGTGATACGCTCACGGCGCCGGGTTGTCACATTCGGCATATCGAGCAGGGTCGCCAGGTAGCTGTTCTCACCATCGAACAGCGTTTCGCACACCGGACAGCGATCATCACCGGGATCGGTAAATGTTCCGCACGTGTAGCAGAGTTTGCGTGCTGAGCGGCGATTGTGCAGGCCATCAGCCGCAGTGCGAAAACTGACCACTTCCCATTTGGCGCCTTCGTGGTAGATGTAGTTGTGCGGCGCGAATTCGCGTAGTCCGAGCACCCGTGGGCGCGGGATGAACTCACCATCACCACGTTTGATCCACGCACGCACCGGCAGCGCCGGGAAGTTGTAGCCGGGCAGGAAGCCTTCGGTAGCCAGGTAGCGGTAGGGGTAGAAATCGCTCTCCTCGCTGGCAACATTGTCTTGCAGGAGCAGGTTGCGCTGGCGCAGTGCTTCATCCAGGAGCCGTTTGCCTTGATCCTGCACTTTTTTATCGCGGCTATACAAGAGATTGTTCGCTTCAGTTGATTGCCGCATGGCGATGCGGTACAATTCGCGCCAGCGATCAAACGCTCGATCAAATCGCTCTGGTGCTTCGTTGAGGGCATCTTCCAGCCAGCGTTCACTGTACCACGGTGCGATCCGTCTGAGATCATCGCTCAACAGCGCCGACTCAATCTGTTCGCGCACGTCACGCAGGCGTGCCGGTGATAGCCGAATCTGGTGGAGCGTGTTTGGGGTGAGGGGCAGGTCTTGCTTATCGAGATCAATTATATCGCCAATCGAATGCCCCAGCGGTAGGCGGACTGCGGCCAGCCAGATCGCGTGCAGATGGGCACGTACCAACGCCTCACTCGTCAGATCAATGCGCGGTGCCTGGACACTACCGGCTACCATCTCGTGGCGGCGGCGAAAGAAGTACTGGTCGTGGGGACGGTTGGCACGACAGTAGGTGATAATCAACCCCGGCTGGCCCTGGCGTCCGGCCCGTCCACTACGCTGAGCGTAGTTGGCCGGGGTTGGTGGCACATTGCGCAGATGTACCAGTTCCAGGTCGGCGATGTCAATGCCCAGTTCCATCGTTGGTGAACAGACCAGGAAGGGGAGAGGCCGATTGATGCCTGGATCGTTTCGTTCCGCTTCTGTCCAGCGAAAGCGCTTCTCACGACGCTCGCGTTCAC
This genomic window from Chloroflexus aurantiacus J-10-fl contains:
- a CDS encoding response regulator translates to MGTTRVVVADDHAVVRAGLRSALASLPEFEVVGEAADGPQLLAVLAQHQPDLLVVDVAMPDFEPIATIRQIHATYPAMKILVVSAYDDQSYVVGLLAAGVNGYHLKDQPLSDLQLAVQRIMAGGNWISSPLLSRIIQAAPQITRSPHITLTRRQRELLRLIAQGYDNRRMAQEMDLSVKTIENHLTALYRAIHVSSRLEAYQFAIHHPELLAETGYEAAQNREAAGSGAAPLTVLVVDDNERYRAQLKRMIGKACGEAQLYEAEDCHQAVRLLQQITPDLVFVDVILNDGDGIQCLRRIKTTQADVRVILISAYPDREFRRLGLEAGALAFLDKKDLDAATVRQVVEDALRRKRKVL
- a CDS encoding ATP-binding cassette domain-containing protein; translated protein: MLPLLSVRELHVVFAAKPILSGITFDLRPGEILGVVGLRSAGKSVLLQVLAGIYPPTTGEVQIDGIPLAWKAQSARRLGIEFVPQTPPLVEIMPVLNNIFLGRERGNRRLDQATMATIAYQWLDRFGLPPGLAHQQTADLTEEERQLIALIRAFVRPVRLLILDEAFSALSFMRQQAVLQYLRELAATGVGIIFSSDDLNLIFSITNRILVLYQGRQAALRTTGDTTPRDIVELMVGSVRQERVTPLIWAFENYYQAQQQAETLRQRQQQLQHNLDEQDSLNRELVRQLQTQMIALDQLNRALQEANHRLIDEREAERKALARELHDQVIQDLLSFNYQLEHVEEEIDQESILEELQHIRRGIREVVAMLRQMCSDLRPPTLDSHGLAAALRSLVSQWSEQTGIRVELKIAEPLERWSETIELTVFRIVQEGLNNVRKHARATQVVLEVRRTSAAGIMVRLADNGKGMATPPDLRSLSEQKHFGLISISERVSLLRGTLRIGPSAWGGLELQVEIPNPAPFPTTEGIGVV